One genomic segment of Pseudonocardia sp. T1-2H includes these proteins:
- a CDS encoding DUF3039 domain-containing protein, which translates to MATQVLPDVETRPQGTDSTGNDEPTMFHYVRKNKIAESAVLGNLVEALCGEKFPVTKSPKPGSPVCPDCKKIYEGLPKGGDGGE; encoded by the coding sequence ATGGCGACCCAGGTGCTGCCCGACGTCGAGACCCGTCCGCAGGGCACGGACTCCACCGGCAACGACGAGCCGACGATGTTCCACTACGTCCGGAAGAACAAGATCGCGGAGAGCGCGGTCCTGGGCAACCTCGTCGAGGCGCTGTGCGGGGAGAAGTTCCCGGTGACGAAGTCACCGAAGCCCGGCTCCCCGGTCTGCCCGGACTGCAAGAAGATCTACGAGGGCCTGCCCAAGGGCGGCGACGGGGGCGAGTGA
- the phaZ gene encoding poly(3-hydroxyalkanoate) depolymerase, which produces MTSTAHHPDVPRDDVFSTRVRGRTLRVAIRRATADGPRRTPLLLLNGIGATLEVLEPFVDALPPNLEVIRFDVPGIGGSPDPTMPYHMSTFALLVGRLVTQLGYGEVDVLGFSWGGGLAQQVAISGRRWVRKLVLVATGTGSLMVPARPNVLSRMLTPRRHQDPEYAARIAGEIYGGTMRTNPQKAPRALHAGDHGGPARGYYYQLLAGVGWTTLPFLNMIRQPTLIVAGDDDPIVPVVNARLMTRGIPDARLHLYRGGHLALVTEADELAPVIDEFLTGRA; this is translated from the coding sequence ATGACGAGCACAGCGCACCACCCCGACGTTCCCCGTGACGACGTCTTCTCCACCCGCGTGCGCGGCCGGACCCTGCGGGTCGCCATCCGGCGCGCCACCGCCGACGGCCCGCGCCGGACCCCGTTGCTGCTGCTCAACGGCATCGGCGCGACGCTGGAGGTGCTCGAGCCCTTCGTCGACGCCCTGCCGCCGAACCTCGAGGTGATCCGCTTCGACGTGCCCGGCATCGGCGGCTCCCCGGACCCCACGATGCCGTACCACATGTCGACCTTCGCGCTGCTCGTCGGCAGGCTCGTGACGCAGCTCGGCTACGGCGAGGTCGACGTCCTGGGGTTCTCCTGGGGCGGCGGGCTGGCCCAGCAGGTCGCGATCTCCGGGCGGCGGTGGGTGCGCAAGCTCGTGCTCGTCGCCACGGGGACGGGCTCGCTGATGGTGCCCGCGCGGCCGAACGTGCTGAGCAGGATGCTCACCCCGCGCCGCCACCAGGACCCCGAGTACGCCGCACGGATCGCCGGGGAGATCTACGGCGGCACGATGCGGACGAACCCGCAGAAGGCCCCGCGGGCCCTGCACGCGGGCGACCACGGGGGCCCGGCCCGCGGCTACTACTACCAGCTCCTCGCCGGGGTGGGCTGGACCACGCTGCCGTTCCTGAACATGATCCGCCAGCCCACCCTGATCGTCGCCGGTGACGACGACCCGATCGTCCCGGTGGTCAACGCCAGGCTGATGACGCGCGGGATCCCGGACGCGCGGCTGCACCTCTACCGGGGTGGGCACCTCGCCCTCGTGACCGAGGCCGACGAGCTGGCCCCGGTGATCGACGAGTTCCTGACCGGCCGCGCCTGA